From one Dryobates pubescens isolate bDryPub1 chromosome 2, bDryPub1.pri, whole genome shotgun sequence genomic stretch:
- the ENTPD6 gene encoding ectonucleoside triphosphate diphosphohydrolase 6: MEAMKISKRSFAFGILACIAIYVAYIKWHLDSKPLVAATEGLVERRADKLSQPALTAGLAVFYGIMFDAGSTGTRIHIFKFTQQPKETPKLTHETFKALKPGLSAYADDVEKSGQGIKDLLEVAKKEVPVELWKFTPLVLKATAGLRLLPGEKAQKLLDKVKEIFQASPFFVRDNCVSIMNGTDEGVSAWITINFLTGSLDDPQKRSVGMLDLGGGSTQITFLPRMEATLQTSPAGHTTSFQMFNHTYKLYSYSYLGLGLMSARLAILGGVEGKPLGEGEELISPCLPPGFKSEWQHAEIVYKIKGQKAGEPLYESCSNKVAKMLYKKVHRAEEVKDLEFYTFSYYYDRAAEVGLIDKEKGGSLTVGDFEIAAKYVCKTMEISPGSSPFLCMDLTYITFLLQELGFPKSQVFKLARKIDNVETSWALGATFHYIDSLNRY; the protein is encoded by the exons ATGGAAGCCATGAAGATATCAAAGCGTTCCTTTGCTTTTGGGATTTTGGCATGCATAGCTATTTATGTTGCCTACATCAAGTGGCACTTGGATTCCAAACCTCTGGTGGCAGCAACAGAAGGATTGGTTGAGAGGAGGGCAGACAAACTGAGCCAGCCGGCGCTGACCGCGGGGCTGGCCGTCTTCTATGGGATTATGTTTGACGCAGGAAGCACAGGAACTCGCATCCATATTTTTAAGTTTACACAGCAACCCAAAG AGACTCCCAAATTAACCCATGAGACATTTAAAGCACTGAAGCCAGGTCTGTCTGCATATGCTGATGATGTTGAGAAG AGTGGCCAGGGAATAAAAGACCTCCTGGAGGTGGCAAAGAAGGAAGTTCCTGTGGAGCTATGGAAGTTTACTCCTCTGGTCCTGAAGGCCACAGCTGGCCTACGGTTGCTGCCAGGAGAGAAAGCTCAGAAACTGCTGGATAAG GTGAAGGAGATTTTTCAGGCCTCCCCCTTCTTCGTGAGGGACAACTGTGTGTCAATAATGAATGGAACTGATGAAG GTGTTTCAGCCTGGATCACAATCAATTTTTTAACAG GCAGCCTGGATGATCCACAGAAGAGAAGTGTGGGGATGCTGGATTTGGGTGGTGGATCAACACAGATCACCTTCCTTCCACGCATGGAG GCAACTCTGCAGAcgtcacctgctggccacacgacTTCATTTCAGATGTTTAACCACACCTACAAGCTTTATTCCTACAG TTACTTGGGACTCGGGCTGATGTCAGCAAGGCTTGCCATTTTAGGAGGAGTTGAGGGAAAACCCT taggagaaggggaggaattGATCAGCCCTTGTTTACCACCTGGCTTCAAATCTGAGTGGCAGCATGCTGAGATAGTGTACAAAATTAAAGGACAGAAGGCAG GTGAGCCTCTGTACGAGTCTTGTTCTAACAAAGTGGCAAAGATGCTCTACAAAAAAGTCCACAGAGCTGAGGAAGTGAAGGACCTGGAGTTTTACACTTTCTCCTACTACTATGACCGTGCAGCAGAGGTTGGCCTCATAG ataaagaaaaaggaggaagctTGACTGTTGGTGACTTTGAAATTGCAGCTAAATATG TATGCAAGACGATGGAAATCAGCCCTGGAAGCAGCCCTTTTCTCTGCATGGACCTCACATACATCACCTTCCTCCTGCAGGAACTCGGCTTCCCCAAGAGCCAAGTCTTTAAG CTTGCCAGGAAAATCGACAACGTTGAAACAAGCTGGGCGCTGGGAGCCACTTTCCACTACATCGACTCGCTCAATAGGTACTAA